In Halobacillus amylolyticus, the following proteins share a genomic window:
- a CDS encoding heavy metal translocating P-type ATPase, protein MSEQKNVNVGITGMTCSACATRIEKVLNKMDGVEANVNLAMENAQIKYNEDHVQPNDLTEKIEKLGYGVQKEKVELDIHGMTCAACSTRIQKGLSRMTGIETANVNLATEAGVVEYDPGFVSLDDITEKVKKLGYEAVVKKDREEQKDHKEEEIKKKKRHLWISVILSLPLLYTMVAHLPWDLGIPVPELLMNPWFQFLLATPVQFYIGAPFYLGAYRALSNKSANMDVLVALGTSAAYFYSVVEAIRWQLNPDVMPELYFETSAVLITLILVGKLFEALAKGRTTAALTKLLNLQAKEATVLRDGKEEKVPVEQVQVGDVLLVKPGEKIPVDGSVTKGQSSIDESMITGESLPIEKYEGDTVIGSTINKNGTLQMKAEKVGKDTALSGIVKIVEEAQGSKAPIQRTADVISGIFVPIVVGIAVITFLAWYLLVSPGELPLALEAAIAVLVIACPCALGLATPTSIMVGTGKGAEQGILFKGGEYLEGTQQLDAVLLDKTGTVTKGKPEVTDFVAFGNDENELLADLVTAEKASEHPLAEAIVEYGEENDVEIKEADQFEAIPGYGIQAQIDEKQVFVGTRKLMNREKISFEEHEVTLSQLEEEGKTAMLIAIDGTIKGYVAVADTVKETSKQGIRDLRSLGIDVFMITGDNERTARAIAEQVGIDGVFAEVLPEEKAEKVKELQQQGQKVAMVGDGINDAPALATADIGIAIGTGTDVAIETADITLIGGDLEHLSKAIILSRKTMKNIRQNLFWALAYNSAGIPIAAIGLLAPWVAGAAMAFSSVSVVSNSLRLKRAKI, encoded by the coding sequence ATGAGTGAACAAAAGAATGTCAATGTTGGAATTACAGGCATGACGTGCTCTGCCTGTGCCACGCGTATTGAAAAAGTATTGAATAAAATGGATGGCGTTGAGGCCAATGTGAACCTTGCCATGGAAAACGCCCAAATAAAATATAACGAGGATCACGTTCAACCCAATGATCTTACCGAAAAAATTGAAAAGCTTGGATACGGTGTCCAAAAAGAAAAAGTTGAACTCGATATCCATGGGATGACGTGTGCAGCATGTTCCACACGCATTCAAAAAGGCTTAAGTAGAATGACAGGCATTGAAACGGCCAACGTGAACCTGGCCACGGAAGCCGGCGTTGTTGAATATGATCCAGGCTTCGTTTCTCTTGATGATATTACTGAAAAAGTGAAGAAGCTCGGTTATGAAGCTGTCGTTAAAAAAGATCGAGAGGAACAAAAGGATCATAAAGAAGAGGAAATCAAAAAGAAGAAAAGGCATCTATGGATTTCGGTCATCCTTTCCCTGCCATTATTGTACACAATGGTAGCCCACTTGCCGTGGGATCTTGGCATACCGGTTCCTGAACTACTGATGAACCCATGGTTTCAATTTTTACTCGCAACACCGGTTCAGTTCTATATTGGTGCACCTTTTTACCTCGGAGCTTACCGAGCTTTGAGTAACAAGAGTGCGAACATGGATGTACTCGTTGCACTCGGAACGTCCGCAGCTTATTTTTACAGTGTGGTCGAAGCCATTCGTTGGCAACTGAATCCTGACGTTATGCCGGAGTTATACTTTGAAACAAGCGCAGTACTGATCACCCTGATTTTAGTAGGAAAATTGTTTGAGGCCCTTGCCAAAGGCCGAACCACGGCCGCACTCACGAAACTTCTTAATTTGCAGGCGAAAGAAGCGACGGTCCTGCGTGATGGGAAAGAGGAAAAGGTACCTGTTGAACAAGTACAGGTGGGTGACGTGTTACTTGTTAAACCGGGAGAGAAGATTCCTGTTGATGGAAGCGTAACGAAAGGCCAATCCTCGATTGATGAATCCATGATCACCGGTGAATCTTTACCGATAGAGAAATATGAAGGAGATACCGTTATTGGTTCAACGATTAATAAAAACGGTACGTTACAAATGAAAGCGGAGAAAGTCGGGAAAGACACGGCCCTTTCAGGGATTGTAAAAATTGTAGAAGAAGCTCAAGGTTCGAAAGCGCCCATCCAACGGACGGCTGATGTGATTTCCGGTATATTTGTACCGATTGTTGTTGGTATTGCAGTGATTACATTTCTAGCTTGGTACTTGTTGGTTTCTCCTGGTGAGCTACCGTTAGCACTTGAAGCTGCGATTGCAGTACTAGTGATTGCATGCCCTTGTGCACTAGGTCTTGCCACACCAACATCCATTATGGTTGGTACCGGTAAAGGAGCCGAGCAGGGAATCCTCTTCAAAGGAGGTGAATATCTAGAAGGGACACAACAATTAGACGCCGTTCTACTTGATAAAACGGGTACGGTTACAAAAGGAAAACCTGAAGTTACAGATTTTGTTGCGTTTGGAAATGATGAAAATGAGTTATTAGCTGACCTGGTTACAGCAGAAAAAGCATCGGAGCACCCATTGGCGGAAGCGATCGTGGAATATGGGGAAGAAAACGATGTAGAGATAAAAGAAGCTGACCAGTTTGAAGCTATACCTGGATACGGGATTCAAGCCCAAATAGACGAAAAGCAAGTATTCGTTGGAACTAGAAAGCTGATGAATCGTGAAAAGATTAGCTTTGAGGAGCATGAAGTGACGTTATCTCAACTTGAGGAAGAGGGCAAAACGGCCATGCTCATTGCCATAGACGGTACGATTAAAGGTTATGTTGCCGTCGCTGATACGGTAAAGGAAACGTCTAAGCAAGGAATCCGTGATTTGAGATCACTTGGAATCGATGTATTTATGATTACCGGCGATAATGAGCGAACAGCACGGGCCATTGCCGAACAGGTGGGCATTGATGGCGTATTTGCTGAAGTACTACCCGAAGAAAAAGCCGAGAAGGTTAAAGAACTTCAGCAACAGGGACAAAAAGTAGCCATGGTCGGAGATGGAATTAATGATGCTCCTGCCTTAGCAACGGCTGATATCGGCATCGCCATCGGAACCGGTACAGATGTAGCCATTGAAACGGCAGATATTACACTGATCGGCGGTGACCTTGAACATCTCAGTAAGGCGATCATCCTCAGTCGGAAAACGATGAAAAATATTCGCCAGAACTTGTTTTGGGCGCTTGCTTACAATTCTGCTGGTATTCCAATTGCCGCAATAGGGTTGTTGGCTCCTTGGGTCGCTGGTGCAGCGATGGCGTTTAGTTCCGTCAGTGTCGTTAGTAATTCGCTGCGTTTGAAACGAGCGAAAATATAA
- the copZ gene encoding copper chaperone CopZ produces MQTTLNVKGMTCGHCESSVKGALKELNGVQDVNVDLSTGKVDVSHEDDVSNVQMKEAIEEQGYDVVS; encoded by the coding sequence ATGCAAACAACATTAAACGTAAAAGGAATGACTTGTGGTCATTGTGAGTCCTCAGTAAAAGGAGCACTTAAGGAATTAAACGGTGTCCAAGATGTAAATGTTGATCTTTCTACAGGTAAAGTGGATGTCTCTCATGAGGACGATGTAAGTAATGTCCAAATGAAAGAGGCCATCGAAGAACAAGGGTATGATGTTGTTTCCTAA